Proteins encoded by one window of Aliivibrio wodanis:
- a CDS encoding inner membrane protein, with protein MTHENSRNERKTLALSVVAGLCLNATWIGFTAAEVAFSIFPIIALVLAAQGLYQEYLRQPANDDTSLVAVACFFVGLFGHSAFVKAQYPEMGGNFFSILVALSLLLWIAVKMGLLNKKGEQAEA; from the coding sequence ATGACACATGAAAATAGTAGAAATGAACGCAAGACATTAGCGCTATCAGTGGTGGCTGGTCTTTGTTTAAATGCAACCTGGATTGGTTTTACAGCTGCAGAAGTAGCATTTTCAATTTTCCCTATTATAGCCCTAGTTCTTGCAGCTCAAGGGCTATATCAAGAATATTTACGTCAACCTGCGAATGATGATACGTCTCTTGTCGCAGTAGCGTGCTTTTTTGTTGGCTTATTTGGTCATTCTGCATTTGTAAAAGCGCAATACCCAGAAATGGGTGGTAACTTTTTCTCTATCCTTGTTGCATTAAGTTTACTACTTTGGATTGCAGTTAAAATGGGACTGTTGAATAAGAAAGGCGAACAAGCTGAAGCATAA